The following coding sequences are from one Lysinibacillus sp. FSL W8-0992 window:
- a CDS encoding CPBP family intramembrane glutamic endopeptidase, which yields MKKIIFKIIGLELLLIFFYVANGAYVSIQQPSSPFLQFAFLIPLAVGLFLYIAVKKKWSHYFFIAINKENIIVFSPLLIVLCIILIGTKGLNFESISDLFLMFMMQMFIVAFIEETIFRGILLRMLQPKGTFVAIWISSILFGVTHALQLVGGQSVEDTIIQIIYALLVGLVLSLLIIDGQSIILTILFHGFNNFFNFMGNAESSMLTAYIIIIVLFVYTLFLWRRVKKKNKGLLLTA from the coding sequence TGAAAAAAATCATTTTTAAAATTATTGGATTAGAACTGCTTCTTATATTTTTCTATGTTGCAAATGGCGCCTACGTATCCATTCAACAACCATCTAGTCCGTTTCTACAATTTGCCTTTTTGATTCCTTTAGCAGTTGGCCTCTTCCTTTATATTGCTGTCAAAAAGAAATGGAGCCATTACTTCTTTATTGCAATCAATAAAGAAAATATTATAGTATTCTCACCGCTTCTTATCGTGTTATGTATTATTTTAATTGGCACAAAAGGCTTAAATTTCGAATCGATTAGCGATTTATTTCTTATGTTTATGATGCAAATGTTTATCGTTGCGTTTATTGAAGAAACAATTTTCAGAGGAATCCTACTTCGCATGTTGCAACCTAAAGGAACCTTTGTTGCCATATGGATTTCAAGCATACTGTTTGGCGTCACACATGCATTGCAACTAGTTGGGGGGCAATCGGTTGAAGATACTATCATTCAAATTATTTATGCCCTTCTTGTAGGTCTTGTTCTTTCATTACTGATTATCGATGGCCAATCCATTATTTTGACAATTCTCTTCCATGGTTTTAATAATTTCTTCAACTTTATGGGGAATGCTGAAAGTTCTATGCTAACAGCGTATATTATCATTATTGTCCTATTTGTTTATACGTTATTTTTATGGAGACGTGTTAAGAAAAAAAACAAGGGGCTACTCCTAACAGCATAA